A portion of the Streptococcus sp. Marseille-Q6470 genome contains these proteins:
- a CDS encoding dihydroorotate oxidase codes for MVSTKTQIAGFEFDNCLMNAAGVACMTIEELEGVKNSAAGTFVTKTATLEFRQGNPEPRYQDVPLGSINSMGLPNNGLDYYLNYLLELQEKEPNHTFFLSLVGMSPEETHTILKKVQESDFRGLTELNLSCPNVPGKPQIAYDFETTDRILSEVFEYFTKPLGIKLPPYFDIVHFDQAAAIFNKYPLKFVNCVNSIGNGLYIQDESVVIRPKNGFGGIGGEYIKPTALANVHAFYQRLNPEIQVIGTGGVLTGRDAFEHILCGASMVQVGTTLHKEGVGAFERITKELKEIMTEKGYQCLEDFRGKLNYID; via the coding sequence ATGGTATCAACTAAAACACAGATTGCTGGTTTTGAGTTTGATAATTGCTTGATGAATGCAGCAGGAGTTGCTTGTATGACCATTGAGGAGTTGGAAGGTGTTAAAAACTCAGCAGCAGGAACTTTTGTCACTAAAACAGCGACCTTGGAATTTCGTCAGGGGAATCCTGAACCACGCTACCAAGATGTTCCACTTGGCTCTATCAACTCTATGGGTCTGCCAAATAATGGTTTAGACTATTACTTGAACTACCTTTTGGAATTGCAAGAAAAGGAGCCAAATCATACCTTCTTTCTATCTTTAGTTGGAATGTCTCCAGAGGAAACTCATACCATTTTGAAGAAGGTGCAAGAAAGTGATTTTCGTGGTCTAACTGAACTCAATCTCTCATGCCCAAATGTTCCTGGAAAACCTCAGATTGCCTATGATTTTGAAACAACAGACCGTATCTTATCAGAAGTCTTTGAGTATTTTACAAAACCTCTAGGAATTAAGCTTCCACCTTATTTTGATATTGTACATTTTGATCAAGCGGCAGCTATTTTTAACAAATACCCCCTCAAATTCGTCAATTGTGTCAATTCTATTGGAAATGGTCTTTATATTCAAGATGAGTCGGTCGTGATTCGTCCTAAGAATGGCTTTGGTGGAATTGGTGGAGAATACATTAAACCAACTGCCCTTGCCAATGTCCATGCTTTTTATCAACGATTAAATCCAGAAATTCAAGTCATTGGAACTGGTGGAGTATTAACAGGGCGTGATGCTTTTGAACATATCCTATGTGGTGCCAGCATGGTACAAGTAGGAACTACTCTTCATAAAGAAGGTGTAGGTGCTTTTGAGCGTATTACAAAGGAACTCAAAGAAATTATGACGGAAAAAGGATACCAATGCCTAGAGGATTTCCGTGGAAAATTGAATTATATAGATTAA